One genomic segment of Vibrio quintilis includes these proteins:
- a CDS encoding YitT family protein has translation MEKHSYKEDIIAMITGCFLVALGINFLQSVHMITGGTAGLALLLDQFLPLSFGVLYFLCNTPFYLLAWKKFGPRFAWNSIICGLVVSVLSDHIAMFMKLNSLNDIYCAIVGGLLMGIGMLVLFRHHASLGGFNVFCLFVQDNFGIAAGKIQLCIDAVIVVTSLFYLPAYVVFVSVLSAVVLNIVLAMNHKPSRYIVTYN, from the coding sequence TTGCAATGATCACCGGCTGCTTTCTGGTCGCCTTAGGCATCAATTTTCTGCAGTCCGTTCATATGATTACCGGAGGCACGGCCGGGTTAGCATTATTACTTGATCAATTTTTACCATTATCCTTTGGTGTGCTGTACTTCCTGTGTAATACACCTTTTTATCTGCTCGCCTGGAAAAAATTCGGCCCGCGCTTTGCCTGGAACAGTATTATCTGCGGATTAGTGGTCTCTGTATTGTCTGATCATATTGCTATGTTTATGAAGCTCAACAGCCTGAACGATATTTATTGTGCGATTGTCGGTGGCTTATTAATGGGAATTGGTATGCTGGTTCTTTTCCGCCATCACGCCAGCCTGGGCGGGTTTAATGTATTTTGCTTATTTGTTCAGGATAATTTCGGGATTGCAGCCGGAAAAATTCAGCTCTGTATTGATGCCGTGATTGTTGTGACATCTTTGTTTTATCTGCCGGCCTATGTGGTTTTTGTCTCTGTTCTGAGCGCCGTTGTTTTGAATATTGTACTGGCTATGAACCATAAACCTTCAAGATATATCGTTACTTACAACTAA
- a CDS encoding HNH endonuclease: MFSALKDKPGHRIQLPVQRQSWQGMVLEDHRKSAPVQARIHKDNRGIQRAVIQRHDAATISLKIISNKDTYGMQDVSDSSVRLFVRNFFAHNTVNDSTRESTVINTVVTAIKSYLKPDSGSGHVPSDKETEKDVNGTTYRFYNDTDGCLEFMCPKGGKPKCPKAPGTWEVNIEDGGNPGKTKFTGNPLNSGSRPQHFKVSNMIYEGTPHPVNGDKSPAGYTWHHHKDRGKMQLIDRDVHASFSHKGGYSIWGS; the protein is encoded by the coding sequence ATGTTTTCGGCGTTAAAAGATAAACCCGGCCATCGGATACAACTTCCTGTACAGCGCCAGTCCTGGCAGGGAATGGTGCTTGAAGATCACCGGAAATCAGCGCCGGTACAAGCGCGGATACATAAAGATAACAGAGGTATTCAAAGAGCTGTTATACAAAGGCATGATGCTGCAACTATTTCACTTAAAATCATCTCGAATAAAGATACATATGGAATGCAGGATGTTTCTGACTCTTCTGTCAGATTATTTGTCAGAAACTTTTTTGCTCATAATACCGTGAATGACTCAACCCGCGAGAGTACGGTCATAAATACTGTTGTCACAGCAATAAAATCCTACCTGAAACCAGACTCGGGTTCCGGGCATGTTCCAAGTGATAAAGAAACCGAGAAAGATGTGAATGGGACAACTTACCGGTTTTACAATGATACCGATGGTTGCCTGGAGTTTATGTGCCCCAAAGGTGGAAAACCTAAATGCCCTAAAGCGCCGGGAACATGGGAAGTAAATATTGAGGATGGGGGAAATCCGGGAAAAACAAAATTCACCGGAAATCCTTTGAATAGCGGCAGCAGACCTCAACATTTCAAAGTATCAAACATGATTTATGAAGGTACGCCTCATCCTGTCAATGGAGACAAGTCCCCTGCCGGATATACGTGGCATCATCACAAAGACCGGGGAAAAATGCAGTTGATAGACCGGGATGTCCATGCATCTTTTTCTCATAAAGGAGGCTATTCTATCTGGGGTTCATAG